The Panicum virgatum strain AP13 chromosome 5K, P.virgatum_v5, whole genome shotgun sequence genome has a window encoding:
- the LOC120709533 gene encoding cysteine-rich receptor-like protein kinase 2, which produces MAPPPERPLALVLALCPAASADPRTSVAGQACAPGTAVSGSALADNFVPAMDDLNTNVSAHGFGTSAVGGSGGPNTVFGLGQCLRDLSPVDCKLCFAEVRLLLPKCYPRVGGRLYLDGCFGRYGNYSFFGEALDAAADAAVCAEGGNYTGPAGPRAFAAAVRAALANVTAAAAEPGSLGFGAGSAAAGGATAFALAQCWESLNATACAQCLRAASGAVAPCAPAAEGRALFAGCYLRYSTRRFWNVNATAGSSSSGNNGVAWILVGSFLGAFAAVLIIAFLAWKKRTLRRKNGCNSFIDMYGDGLSVRIVQSSLNFKYEELRKATNYFDPSNKLGQGSYGAVYKAVLLDGKEVAVKRLFLNTRQWVDQFFNEVELISQVRHKNLVKLLGCSMNGPESLLVYEYYFNKSLDLFLFDTSRRINLTWDIRVDIIQGIAEGLSYIHEESETRIIHRDIKASNILLDDKLKPKITDFGLARAFGEDVTHLTTGVAGTLGYMAPEYIVHGHLTEKADVFSYGVLVLEIVTGKRCSSSNGSHGGQVLLTKVWKHYKDKTIEMIVDRSIYEDNIRDEVMHILQIGLLCTQANPDDRPTMGKVVELLRNHRNDLVIVLCDPPFLNVEPVENMQEGEHSRLLSTNSAPSLSGSSRSYLSGR; this is translated from the exons atggcgccgccgcccgagcgccCCCTCGCGCTCGTCCTCGCGCTCTGCCCCGCGGCGTCCGCCGACCCGCGCACGTCCGTGGCGGGGCAGGCCTGCGCGCCCGGCACGGCCGTCTCCGGCTCCGCGCTGGCCGACAACTTCGTGCCCGCCATGGACGACCTCAACACCAACGTCAGCGCGCACGGCTTCGGCACCTCCGCCGTCGGCGGCTCGGGGGGGCCCAACACCGTCTTCGGCCTCGGCCAGTGCCTGCGCGACCTCTCCCCCGTCGACTGCAAGCTCTGCTTCGCCGAGGTGCGCTTGCTGCTCCCCAAGTGCTACCCGCGCGTCGGGGGCCGGCTCTACCTCGACGGCTGCTTCGGGAGGTACGGGAACTACTCCTTCTTCGGGGAggccctcgacgccgccgcggacgccgccgtcTGCGCGGAGGGGGGGAACTACACGGGCCCCGCCGGCCCGCGGGCGTTCGcggccgccgtgcgcgccgcGCTGGCGAACGtcaccgcggccgcggcggagccggGGAGCCTGGGTTTCGGggccgggtcggcggcggctggcggcgccACGGCGTTCGCGCTCGCGCAGTGCTGGGAGAGCCTCAACGCCACCGCGTGCGCCCAGTGCCTCCGCGCCGCGTCCGGCGCCGTGGCGccgtgcgcgccggcggcggagggccgcGCTCTCTTTGCCGGCTGCTACCTCCGCTACTCCACGCGGCGCTTCTGGAATGTCAACGCCACCGCGGGCTCCAGTTCGTCAG GAAACAATGGTGTGGCTTGGATATTGGTGGGTTCCTTTCTTGGTGCTTTTGCTGCCGTCCTCATTATTGCTTTTCTGGCATGGAAGAAAAGAACTCTCAGGAGAAAAAATGGATGCAACTCATTTATAG ATatgtatggagatggactctcCGTGAGAATTGTACAgtctagtttgaatttcaaatATGAAGAGTTAAGAAAAGCAACAAATTATTTTGATCCATCAAATAAACTCGGTCAAGGAAGCTACGGAGCTGTGTACAAG GCGGTTCTTCTGGATGGTAAGGAAGTAGCTGTCAAGAGACTATTCCTAAATACGCGGCAGTGGGTTGATCAGTTTTTCAATGAAGTTGAGCTAATAAGTCAAGTTCGTCATAAGAATCTAGTTAAGTTGCTTGGCTGCAGCATGAATGGTCCAGAGAGTTTGCTTGTTTATGAATACTACTTCAACAAGAGCCTTGATCTATTCTTGTTTG ATACAAGTCGTAGAATAAATTTAACCTGGGATATCAGGGTTGATATCATTCAAGGCATTGCCGAGGGACTTTCTTATATCCATGAGGAGTCAGAAACACGGATTATCCACCGAGACATCAAAGCTAGTAATATTCTGTTGGACGATAAGTTGAAGCCCAAAATAACAGATTTTGGCCTTGCAAGAGCTTTTGGAGAAGATGTTACTCATCTTACCACTGGTGTTGCCGGAACATT AGGCTACATGGCTCCTGAATACATAGTGCATGGTCATCTGACAGAGAAGGCTGATGTCTTCAGCTATGGTGTTCTTGTTCTCGAGATTGTAACAGGGAAAAGATGTAGCAGCTCAAATGGTTCACATGGAGGACAGGTCTTGTTAACGAAG GTATGGAAACACTACAAGGACAAAACAATTGAGATGATTGTTGATCGAAGCATCTATGAAGACAATATCAGGGATGAGGTCATGCATATACTGCAGATTGGACTGCTATGCACCCAGGCAAATCCTGATGACAGGCCTACAATGGGGAAGGTGGTGGAGTTGCTAAGAAACCACAGGAATGATTTGGTGATTGTCTTATGTGATCCTCCATTTCTGAATGTCGAACCTGTCGAGAACATGCAAGAAGGGGAGCATTCACGATTGTTGTCCACAAATTCTGCTCCTTCACTGTCAGGCTCATCTCGATCTTACTTAAGTGGGAGATAA